A genomic segment from Dasypus novemcinctus isolate mDasNov1 chromosome X, mDasNov1.1.hap2, whole genome shotgun sequence encodes:
- the LOC131277204 gene encoding synaptonemal complex central element protein 1-like isoform X2, producing the protein MEENLQQAESLDPRIEDLVKRIKEFKQLNGEQLRLEEVLRKKQETLKIFLLQCEGKESEAQRELFEEEYKKATEFLEAASEQHQQLQCKRQRLMAEMGNMDMHFFSEIHIAPEEGTSKEEARCLSQSTQELPLGPQETKSASPRAGHMSS; encoded by the exons ATGGAAGAAAACCTGCAGCAAG CAGAAAGCCTGGATCCGCGGATTGAGGACCTGGTTAAACGGATTAAGGAGTTTAAACAAT TGAATGGAGAACAGTTGCGCCTGGAGGAAGTCTTGAGGAAAAAGCAAG AGACACTGAAGATCTTCCTGCTACAATGCGAGGGAaaggaaagtgaggctcagag GGAGCTGTTTGAGGAGGAGTACAAGAAGGCTACGGAGTTCCTGGAGGCAGCCTCCGAGCAACACCAGCAACTACAGTGCAAGCGTCAGAG GCTGATGGCAGAGATGGGGAACATGGACATGCACTTCTTCTCAGAAATTCATATTGCCCCCGAAGAAGGGACCAGCAAAGAAGAG GCACGATGTCTTTCACAGAGCACCCAGGAGCTTCCATTAGGACCACAGGAGACCAAATCAGCCAGTCCCAGGGCAGGCCATATGTCTTCCTAG
- the LOC131277204 gene encoding synaptonemal complex central element protein 1-like isoform X1 — protein sequence MHVNESSVITMPAPTPSLPALDCWPSPVQSSFSSAAESLDPRIEDLVKRIKEFKQLNGEQLRLEEVLRKKQETLKIFLLQCEGKESEAQRELFEEEYKKATEFLEAASEQHQQLQCKRQRLMAEMGNMDMHFFSEIHIAPEEGTSKEEARCLSQSTQELPLGPQETKSASPRAGHMSS from the exons ATGCATGTGAATGAAAGCAGTGTAATCACCATGCCAGCACCCACCCCATCTCTACCTGCTTTGGACTGCTGGCCTTCTCCAGTTcaatcttccttttcctctgcagCAGAAAGCCTGGATCCGCGGATTGAGGACCTGGTTAAACGGATTAAGGAGTTTAAACAAT TGAATGGAGAACAGTTGCGCCTGGAGGAAGTCTTGAGGAAAAAGCAAG AGACACTGAAGATCTTCCTGCTACAATGCGAGGGAaaggaaagtgaggctcagag GGAGCTGTTTGAGGAGGAGTACAAGAAGGCTACGGAGTTCCTGGAGGCAGCCTCCGAGCAACACCAGCAACTACAGTGCAAGCGTCAGAG GCTGATGGCAGAGATGGGGAACATGGACATGCACTTCTTCTCAGAAATTCATATTGCCCCCGAAGAAGGGACCAGCAAAGAAGAG GCACGATGTCTTTCACAGAGCACCCAGGAGCTTCCATTAGGACCACAGGAGACCAAATCAGCCAGTCCCAGGGCAGGCCATATGTCTTCCTAG